A single window of Marinobacter sp. LA51 DNA harbors:
- a CDS encoding dienelactone hydrolase family protein, translating into MRHPLSTAVLTALTFMLIHTQAGAEMHTETIDYKVGDQTFTGYLAWDTEYGQKRPGVLLVHEWWGHNQFVREQAEQIAAAGYTAFALDMYGSGKLAQHPDTAKQFMQEATGQPEQVKARFVAAMELLQNHESVDSSRIAAQGYCFGGAVVLNMARLGLDLDGVVSFHGSLASPIKAEPGQIKARIQVYTGGADPFVPTEQVAGLVTEMQQAEADLTLVSFPGVQHSFTNPGADAVADQFDMPLGYNESAATRSWQGTMAFYQEIFNQPSD; encoded by the coding sequence ATGCGCCATCCACTTAGCACGGCAGTTTTGACTGCTTTAACCTTTATGCTCATCCACACGCAGGCGGGGGCGGAGATGCACACGGAAACGATCGACTACAAGGTGGGCGACCAGACCTTTACCGGGTACCTTGCCTGGGATACCGAATACGGCCAGAAACGCCCCGGGGTTCTGTTGGTGCATGAATGGTGGGGCCATAACCAGTTTGTGCGCGAACAGGCAGAGCAGATTGCCGCAGCCGGCTACACCGCCTTCGCCCTGGACATGTACGGATCTGGCAAGCTGGCGCAGCACCCCGACACCGCCAAGCAGTTCATGCAGGAAGCCACAGGACAACCGGAACAGGTCAAAGCGCGGTTTGTCGCCGCCATGGAACTGTTGCAAAACCATGAGAGTGTCGACAGCAGCCGAATTGCAGCACAGGGTTACTGCTTTGGCGGTGCCGTAGTGCTGAATATGGCCCGGCTGGGGCTGGATCTCGACGGTGTGGTCAGTTTCCACGGCTCTCTGGCCAGCCCAATCAAGGCTGAGCCTGGCCAGATCAAGGCACGGATACAGGTCTACACCGGCGGCGCCGATCCGTTCGTGCCCACCGAGCAGGTGGCTGGCCTGGTAACCGAAATGCAGCAGGCTGAGGCAGACCTGACCCTGGTCAGCTTCCCCGGCGTCCAGCACTCCTTTACCAACCCGGGCGCAGACGCCGTTGCCGACCAGTTTGACATGCCCCTGGGTTACAACGAATCGGCGGCGACCCGTTCCTGGCAAGGCACCATGGCTTTCTATCAGGAGATTTTTAACCAGCCATCCGACTAA
- a CDS encoding lysophospholipid acyltransferase family protein, which yields MLKTLKTIWIFFWAILLTLLLFLPIVVAALTGKRGNAAFHGTQVFAWGMLKVCGIQLQVRGLENIQPHQRYVILSNHASYFDPPALVLALGLQYRWVIKKELRKVPLFGLALETSRNLFIDRSKGSAALESIKQGVAQLPDGTGILMFPEGTRSWDGQLLPFKKGGFVIARDGLLPILPVTVRGSHDRLPKGSADFSPGVIEIVIHPPVETADVPLDKLMGQVRDAIASAL from the coding sequence ATGCTTAAGACCCTCAAGACTATCTGGATTTTCTTCTGGGCCATTCTGCTCACACTGCTATTATTTCTGCCCATCGTTGTCGCAGCCCTGACCGGCAAACGCGGAAATGCGGCCTTTCATGGAACCCAGGTTTTTGCTTGGGGCATGCTCAAGGTTTGCGGTATCCAATTGCAGGTGCGTGGCTTGGAAAATATTCAGCCCCATCAGCGCTACGTCATTCTGAGTAACCACGCCTCTTACTTTGATCCTCCGGCACTGGTCCTGGCGCTGGGGTTGCAGTATCGCTGGGTGATCAAAAAGGAGCTGCGCAAGGTGCCGCTGTTTGGTCTGGCGCTGGAAACCTCCCGCAACCTGTTCATCGATCGATCCAAGGGCAGCGCTGCGTTGGAGAGTATCAAGCAGGGTGTTGCCCAGTTGCCCGATGGCACTGGCATTCTGATGTTTCCGGAAGGAACCCGGTCCTGGGATGGCCAACTGCTCCCGTTCAAGAAAGGCGGGTTTGTCATTGCCCGGGATGGCCTATTGCCCATATTGCCGGTGACCGTGCGGGGTTCCCACGATCGCCTGCCCAAGGGTAGCGCCGACTTCAGTCCGGGCGTGATCGAGATTGTCATTCATCCGCCCGTGGAAACGGCCGACGTACCCCTGGATAAATTGATGGGCCAGGTGCGCGACGCCATCGCCAGCGCCCTTTAG
- a CDS encoding cold-shock protein has protein sequence MSTTTGTVKFFNEAKGFGFITREGGPDVFVHYSAIQGSGFKTLAEGQQVEFTVTQGQKGPQAENVTAL, from the coding sequence ATGTCTACTACTACCGGTACTGTTAAGTTCTTCAACGAAGCTAAAGGCTTTGGCTTTATTACTCGTGAAGGCGGCCCGGACGTATTCGTTCACTACAGCGCAATTCAGGGCAGCGGTTTCAAGACCCTGGCAGAAGGCCAGCAGGTTGAGTTCACCGTTACCCAGGGCCAGAAAGGTCCTCAGGCGGAGAATGTTACTGCTCTGTAA
- the crcB gene encoding fluoride efflux transporter CrcB — translation MWLSVLAVSAGAVIGANLRWGLGLWLNSTYHAVPYGTLVANLSGGWLIGLLIGYFSHGSTLAPEWRLFAITGLCGALTTFSTFSLEMFAALQQGRWGMAVAGILAHVVGSLLMTAFGIYCFGLVRG, via the coding sequence ATGTGGCTTTCAGTTCTGGCAGTGAGTGCCGGCGCCGTTATCGGTGCGAACCTGAGGTGGGGCCTGGGGCTCTGGCTCAACAGCACCTACCATGCGGTGCCCTACGGCACCCTGGTGGCCAATCTCAGCGGCGGCTGGCTCATCGGTTTGCTAATCGGCTATTTCAGTCATGGCAGTACCCTGGCACCGGAGTGGCGTTTGTTTGCTATCACTGGTCTTTGCGGCGCGTTGACTACCTTCTCGACCTTCTCGCTGGAAATGTTCGCGGCCCTGCAGCAGGGCCGGTGGGGAATGGCGGTGGCCGGCATTCTGGCCCATGTGGTGGGGTCGTTGCTGATGACCGCATTCGGGATTTACTGCTTTGGATTGGTGCGCGGTTGA
- a CDS encoding acyl-CoA dehydrogenase translates to MMTFILFVVALAGLLVVMRRESGATPAIGVMVVTGLLSWIFASGWLALILFVGAGVTAAAGLPGFRQSWLTPKVFATFKKVAPKVSETEKVALEAGTVGWDGELFTGQPDWHNLLINRHTGLSEEEQAFVDNQCAQAISMCNAWDLAVERADLPKELWDFLKKEKFFGMIIPKEYGGLEFSAKAQTAVLQKLAANEMLMVSVGVPNSLGPGELLLKYGTDEQKNHYLPRLADGREIPCFGLTGPRAGSDATSLPDVGIVCKGEFNGKEVVGIKLNFEKRWITLAPIATVVGLAFRMFDPDGLLGEQKDYGITCALIPRDTDGMEIGRRHCPIGTPFLNGPIKGKDVFIPLEYIIGGQEMAGQGWRMLVECLSVGRCITLPSGAAGAAAYSVGTAGGFTRIRRQFNTPVADMEGVQEPLARIAGKTYISQAAVNHTANMIDRGEKPAVPSAILKYHLTEFQRGVLSDAMDVHGGKTVTLGPRNYLGIGFSGSPVSITVEGANIMTRSLMIFGQGAIRCHPYVLKELAAKDADDIQAFDEAFFGHAGLIFGNAARAFTQALGLGKADVPFDSASRRYAQAVARFSAAFGLCADAAMTTLGSELKMRELISARLGDMLSNLYLASMVLKNWHEGQPVEGEKEVMEYSLGLLLYRTENALDEFLQNLPSRPVALALRAITMPLGRRWDAPHDDLSRKLARAISTDTPIRNKLIAGVWTEDGEGSVENPLAQYNGLLKDYDKAEQLYRKATKAYAKGELPMTALHPEERFEAALEAGVFTQEEADFMRKYEAVVLEMLTVDDFPFDAFARNKETVIDHNPA, encoded by the coding sequence ATGATGACCTTCATTCTGTTTGTTGTGGCGTTGGCCGGCCTGCTGGTCGTGATGCGTCGTGAATCTGGTGCCACGCCTGCTATTGGCGTGATGGTTGTGACCGGCCTGCTTTCCTGGATTTTCGCCTCCGGTTGGCTGGCGTTGATCTTGTTTGTCGGAGCAGGTGTCACTGCTGCGGCAGGCCTGCCGGGCTTCCGGCAGAGCTGGCTGACACCGAAAGTCTTCGCCACCTTCAAGAAAGTGGCGCCGAAAGTGTCAGAGACTGAGAAGGTCGCCCTGGAAGCGGGCACCGTCGGCTGGGACGGCGAGCTGTTCACCGGTCAGCCGGATTGGCACAACCTGTTGATCAACCGCCACACCGGATTGAGTGAAGAGGAACAGGCGTTTGTCGACAACCAGTGCGCCCAGGCTATCTCCATGTGCAATGCCTGGGACCTGGCGGTCGAGCGCGCCGATTTGCCGAAGGAGCTGTGGGACTTCCTGAAGAAAGAGAAGTTCTTCGGCATGATCATTCCGAAGGAATACGGCGGTCTTGAGTTTTCTGCGAAAGCCCAGACTGCGGTGCTGCAGAAACTGGCCGCCAATGAAATGCTGATGGTGTCGGTCGGGGTGCCCAATTCCCTCGGCCCAGGCGAGTTGCTGCTCAAGTACGGCACCGACGAACAGAAGAACCATTACCTGCCGCGGCTGGCCGATGGCCGTGAGATTCCGTGCTTCGGCCTGACCGGCCCTCGCGCCGGATCGGATGCCACGTCGCTGCCGGATGTCGGCATCGTCTGTAAGGGCGAGTTCAATGGCAAGGAAGTGGTGGGCATCAAGCTCAATTTCGAGAAGCGCTGGATTACCCTGGCGCCCATTGCCACGGTGGTGGGTCTGGCGTTCCGCATGTTCGATCCGGATGGTCTTCTGGGCGAGCAGAAGGATTATGGCATTACCTGTGCCCTGATTCCCCGTGACACCGACGGCATGGAAATTGGCCGCCGGCATTGCCCGATCGGCACGCCGTTCCTGAACGGTCCTATCAAGGGCAAGGACGTATTCATCCCGCTGGAATACATCATCGGTGGCCAGGAAATGGCAGGCCAGGGTTGGCGTATGCTGGTTGAGTGCCTGTCCGTCGGACGCTGCATCACCTTGCCGTCCGGTGCCGCAGGCGCAGCCGCCTATTCGGTGGGTACCGCTGGTGGCTTTACCCGTATTCGGCGCCAGTTCAACACTCCGGTGGCCGACATGGAAGGGGTTCAGGAGCCGCTGGCCCGGATCGCGGGCAAGACATACATTTCTCAGGCCGCCGTTAACCACACCGCGAACATGATTGATCGGGGTGAAAAACCGGCGGTGCCGTCAGCGATCCTGAAATACCACCTGACTGAGTTCCAGCGTGGTGTCCTGTCCGACGCCATGGACGTGCACGGTGGCAAGACCGTCACCCTGGGGCCGCGCAACTATCTCGGCATTGGCTTCAGTGGTTCGCCGGTGTCGATCACCGTTGAAGGCGCGAACATCATGACCCGCAGCCTGATGATCTTCGGTCAGGGTGCCATCCGCTGCCATCCATACGTGCTGAAAGAATTGGCGGCCAAGGACGCCGATGACATTCAGGCGTTCGACGAGGCCTTCTTCGGTCACGCCGGCCTGATCTTCGGCAACGCCGCCCGAGCCTTTACCCAGGCACTGGGTCTGGGTAAGGCCGACGTACCGTTCGACAGTGCCAGTCGCAGGTACGCCCAGGCAGTGGCTCGCTTCAGTGCGGCCTTCGGTCTGTGTGCCGATGCTGCCATGACGACGCTGGGCAGCGAATTGAAGATGCGCGAGCTGATCTCTGCACGCCTCGGCGACATGCTGTCGAACCTCTACCTGGCCTCCATGGTGCTGAAGAACTGGCACGAGGGTCAGCCGGTTGAGGGCGAGAAAGAGGTGATGGAATACAGCCTGGGCTTGCTGCTGTACCGCACCGAAAACGCGCTCGATGAGTTCCTGCAGAACCTTCCGAGCCGCCCGGTTGCTCTCGCTCTACGCGCGATCACCATGCCGCTGGGCCGCCGTTGGGATGCACCGCACGATGACCTGTCCCGGAAGTTGGCGCGGGCCATCTCCACCGACACGCCAATCCGCAACAAGCTGATTGCCGGTGTCTGGACCGAGGACGGTGAAGGTTCGGTGGAAAATCCGCTGGCGCAGTACAACGGCTTGCTGAAGGATTACGACAAGGCTGAGCAGTTGTACCGCAAAGCCACCAAGGCCTACGCCAAGGGCGAGCTGCCAATGACCGCCCTGCATCCGGAAGAGCGTTTTGAAGCAGCGCTGGAAGCTGGCGTGTTTACCCAGGAAGAAGCGGACTTCATGCGGAAGTACGAAGCGGTGGTGCTGGAAATGCTGACCGTGGACGATTTCCCGTTTGATGCGTTTGCCCGCAACAAGGAAACGGTCATCGACCACAACCCGGCCTGA